GAGCATGTTATTGTCACAGCcaatgcaagaaaaaaaatgggGGGAGGGGATGGGCTTCATTTAAACAATAACTGCAACTGAATCCAAATCAACCAACATGCTCACCTCCCAGGGTGGCATGGTCTAGGGGTCGCCATGACCACCAAAAAAAGGCATCAGTCAAGTGCTGAACAGATTTTCCATTGCCTATTTGCTTGTCTATCCAGTTGGGAGAGGGTGACTCCCTGCGTTCTGAATGTCGTGGGCGCTGTAAGAAGATACTACAGCTAGCTAATAAAGCTAAAAGTAGCTACTGACTATCTCTAGTTCAGAGTCTAAAATAAATACTGTTAAAACCCcatttggtttattttacaATGAATTTGTTAATGTTAATCATCAATTTACTCCGACTCCCGCAAAGGATAAACAGGTGGCCACAATGAATGGCTGGatgaaatgattaaataaatgaattcattCAAATAATACTTATTTTCTGGGTAAAATAGGCTTTGAGGGGCAGCAGGTTGTTATTTGGACGGTGACAGGAGGTGGGTGAGGGGTAAAGTAGCTGGCCCATGGCACCAATCATGCAGGAATATGGCTACTGACTTTACACAAGGGATGTTTTTCCATAACACTCTTAGTTTTTTTCACTTGAATAAGGTAATTTAACATTCTTATTTATGAAAACGtcataattaattttaatttagcaCGGCTTGTTTCCAGGTTGCAATGTGTCTGTTTTTACAGTGCAGCAAATCATCAGTAGCTTACTTTTTACGTCCTGTAATAATACTTAGCGTAAGATTTTAGTGCATGTGAACGTCGGCGGTAGATGCAGGTCACATGGGCTAGTATGCATGCAAATGACGGGCGGTAGTTGAGACAGAGGGCCGTGGTAGGAGGGGGAAAGACTGTGAGGAGGACGGGGGAGGGAGGCAGACAGAAACTCGGGGCGCTCCTGCAGACAACGGGAAGCGCTGGTTTGGGTCGCTGAAGGGAAGCTTGCCCAACTCGGAGCATCCCCCCTCCGTCTCTCGGTCGGGGTTTAACGTGTCATAGCGGCATTTGATTGCCGTCACCACCTGGGCATTATTTATAACCggcgcaaaaaaaaaaaatgatgggaCGTACTGCCGAGCAGAGCAAAGACACTCCCGGAAATAACATGCGTACTCTCAGCCTGTCACGTAGGCTCGCTGAGGATTTGTATTGCTGAATGGCTGCCGTAGATAGGTAAGTGAACAGAGAGATTTTAAACGCCTTTTCAACGTTATTACCTCATTGtttatacattaaaaaatgtactttaaacaaaatgaaattaaaacgaAATTAATATGTATTTAACACTCTGCTAAATTTAGCAGAGGAATGTATGTGGCATTTAAGTTGGCGATCAAAAAGCAGACGAAGAGacgaaataaataatttttcatggTTGCATGATCGAAAATTGTTGGAAATTTTAACCGTAAACTCttatttttaaagcaataaCATTGCCTAGTTTTTAATTTGtcgttttattttaattttgtagaATAACCAAAGTAAAATAGTTGGGTTTTGCCTTACCCAGGGTTTTGatgacaaacacaaaaaaatgagaGTAATACTGAGtgaccatatacaggtccttctcaaaatattagcatattgtgataaagttcattattttccataatgtcatgatgaaaatttaacattcatatattttagattcattgcacactaactgaaatgtttcaggtcttttattgtcttaatacggatgattttggcatacagctcatgaaaacccaaaattcctatctcacaaaattagcatatttcatccgaccaataaaagaaaagtgtttttaatacaaaaaacgtcaaccttcaaataatcatgtacagttatgcactcaatacttggttgggaatcctttgacagaaatgactgcttcaatgcggcgtggcatggaggcaatcagccagtggcactgctgaggtcttatggaggcccaggatgcttcgatagcggcctttagctcatccagagtgttgggtcttgagtctctcaacgttctcttcacaatatcccacagattctctatggggttcaggtcaggagagttggcaggccaattgagcacagtgataccatggtcagtaaaccatttaccagtggttttggcactgtgagcaggtgccaggtcgtgctgaaaaatgaaatcttcatctccataaagcttttcagcagatggaagcatgaagtgctccaaaatctcctgatagctagctgcattgaccctgcccttgataaaacacagtggaccaacaccagcagctgacacggcaccccggaccatcactgactgtgggtacttgacactggacttctggcattttggcatttccttctccccagtcttcctccagactctggcaccttgatttctgaatgacatgcagaatttgctttcatccgaaaaaagtactttggaccactgagcaacagtccaatgctgcttctctgtagcccaggtctggggaatgcggcacctgtagcccatttcctgcacacgcctgtgcacggtggctctggatgtttctactccagactcagtccactgcttccgcaggtcccccaaggtctggaatcggcccttctccacaatcttcctcagggtccggtcacctcttctcgttgtgcagagttttctgccacactttttccttcccacagttttcccactgaggtgtcttgatacagcactctgggaacagcctattcgttcagaaatttctttctgtgtcttaccctcttgcttgagggtgtcaatagtggccttctggacagcagtcaggtcggcagtcttacccatgattggggttttgagtgaagaaccaggctgggagttttaaaggcctcaggaatcttttgcaggtgtttagagttaactcgttgattcagatgattaggttcatatctcgtttagagacccttttaataatatgctaattttgtgagataggaatttggggttttcatgagctgtatgccaaaatcatccgtattaagacaataaaagacctgaaatatttcagttagtgtgcaatgaatctaaaatatatgaatgttaaattttcatcatgacattagggaaaataatgaactttatcacaatatgctaatattttgagaaggaccagtatgttTATAGTGATAATGCAACGCTACTACGCTTGGCATTTTGTTTTGGAACTGTTTAGATAAAATCAAAAGACTTACAGGAATACAGGCCTTTGTGTGACACCACTAACTGTTTAAGATTTACTCACCAAGGCTCACTGTCAGGGCCGAAACAAGACTACGTGGGGCCCGAGCAGAATTTTATTTTGGGTCGTATTGCCAGTTGAGACCAAACCCACCAGCCACCATCCATAGGAAATTAATGGAAGCTGGAGGTCTCCTTGTTTTTCAAGGCAGAAAATTCTCCTTGGCAGTTTTTAACGTTGATAATATCAAATGTTGTATACAGAACTTGGCCACAAAAAGAGGCTGTTACAACCAAGTTGACTGACATttatcatcagtcagtcagtcattttctaccgcttattccatagtaggtcgcgggggagctggtgcctatctccagcagtctatgggcgagaggcggggtacaccctggacaggtcgccagtccatcgcagggcaacacacaaacaaccacacacacactcattcatacccctaagggcaatttatagtgaccaattaacctaacaggcatgtctttggacattTATGACATTTATCATAACAGTTAAATAGGCAGAACATTCATCTATGattgatcctagaggctatgttgtctggggcctaaatgcccctggtggcagggcttcgggggtggatgagatccgccctgagtacctcaagtctctggatgttgtagggctgtcatggttgacacgtctcttcaacattgcgtggcggtcggggacagtgcctctggactggcagactggggtggtggtcccccttcataagaagggggaccggagggtgtgttccaactacagggggatcacactcctcagcctccctggtaaggcctacgccagggtattggagaggagagtccgaccgatagtcgaacctcggcttcaggaggagcagtgtggttttcgtcccagccgtggaacactggaccagctctataccctctacagggtgctcgagggttcatgggagtttgcccaaccggttcacatgtgttttatggacctggagaaagcattcgactgtgtccctcatgatgccctgtgggggctgctccaggagtatggaatcgggggccctttattaggggccatccggtccctgtacgagcggagcaggagtttggtccgcattgccggcactaagtcggacctgttcccagtgcgacccggtcccggataagcggaagacgacgagtacgagtacgagtaggcAGAACATTCATCTATGATTGTTTGTTACTTTACGTCTCAACTCATTACATTTGTCGTCAACTGAAGGACTAAAAATTTTAGCTTTTAATATGCTGTACCTCTATTTTGTAATCTACACATATAAGCTTGGTATCATTCAGAGGtgcttttattgctttttcatatacaggtccttctcaaaatattagcatattgtgataaagttcattattttccataatgtcatgatgaaaatttaacattcatatattttagattaattgcacactaactgaaatatttcaggtcttttattgtcttaatatggatgattttggcatacagctcatgaaaacccaaaattcctatctcacaaaattagcatatttcatcctaccaataaaagaaaagtgtttttaatacaaaaaacgtcaaccttcaaataataatgtacagttatgcactcaatacttggtcgggaatccttttccaaaaatgactgcttcaatgcggcgtggcatggaggcaatcagcctgtggcactgctgaggtcttatggaggcccaggatgcttcgatagcggcctttagctcatccagagtgttgggtcttgagtctctcaacgttctcttcacaacatcccacagattctctatggggttcaggtcaggagagttggcaggccaattgagcacagtgataccatggtcagtaaaccatttaccagtggttttggtactgtgagcaggtgccaggtcgtgctgaaaaatgaaatcttcatctccataaagcttttcagcagatggaagcatgaagtgctccaaaatctcctgatagctagctgcattgaccctgcccttgataaaacacagtggaccaacaccagcagctgacacggcaccccagaccatcactgactgtgggtacttgacactggacttctggcattttggcatttccttctccccagtcttcctccagactttggcaccttgatttccgaacttactttggaccactgagcaacagtccagtgctgcttctctgtagcccaggtcaggcgcttctgccgctgtttctggttcaaaagtggcttgacctggggaatgcggcacctgtagcccatttcctgcacacgcctgtgcacggtggctctggatgtttctactccagactcagtccactgcttccgcaggtcccccaaggtctggaatcggcccttctccacaatcttcctcaaggtccggtcacctcttctcgttgggcagcgttttctgccacactttttccttcccacagacttcccactgaggtgccttgatacagcactctgggaacagcctattcgttcagaaatttctttctgtgtcttaccctcttgcttgagggtgtcaatagtggccttctggacagcagtcaggtcggcagtcttatccatgattggagttttgagtgatgaaccaggctgggagttttaaaggcctcaggaatcttttgcaggtgtttagagttaactcattgattcagatgattaggttcatagctcgtttagagacccttttaatgatatgctaattttgtgagataggaattttgggttttcatgagctgtatgccaaaatcatccgtattaagacaataaaagacttgaaatatttcagttagtgtgcaattaatctaaaatatatgaatgttaaattttcatcatggcattatggaaaataatgaactttatcacaatatgctaatattttgagaaggacctgtaaatctgTTTCAATGTTTGTAAAGTTTTGCTTGCCTGCCTTCTTATATATgttataatttaaataaagtgaCAATAAATATGTAAACTTAATAGAATATAATTAACTATAGCAGCATTTTCCTCTGTCTTATTTTTAAGGGTAAGGCTGACAGATGAAACAGATGTTTTAACAGATGTTATAAAACATGCTATAGGCCACAAAGGAGggcctttaaataaataaaatagtactTGGTTATGAATGCTTTCAACATAAAATCATAGCAAGGTTCAGTTATCATTtacttttattgatttattaactagtttaaacatttaagtcagtccaaatcattttaaagaataatatatttaaaaagttaaataaaatttaaataaatagatataCTCTAACATCGGATTGGTTAACTCAAGAGCAGACCAAAAGCTTGTGGTTAGCAACACCCATGGCATTGTTGGGAAAGgttgacaaaataaataaattcatattaCATGTAGCAGCTGCAGCACAGatgtaattaaattaaaacctaAATGACACTATAAATctaaggtttgttttttttttcaggtttttttaaaCTACTAATGTTTTTAATCACTTGTTTGTATTTACGGCTTTATTTGGATTTAGAAATTataataaacattaaattaattcCTTATTAATATTGTGAACTGTGGCACTGTTGACCATTCATTCAACATGTATGTGTTGAAACTTAGAGATTTATTTACTAATGCTCACCATGACAGATGGTCTGCACTTATTTATAGACCCTAAAACTGTATCATTTTACTCTCCACAGATGACCCACGCTGTCTGAATATGTTTAAAAGGCGCACAGAAACAAATGCGGAGCTTTACAGTGACTGGTGAAATTAGAGCAGACGAAGGATTGGGGACATGATACTTGCAGTGCTCCTCTCCGTTAGTGGAAGCAGCGGCTCGTTTGGAAAATGAAGCGAGGATGCGTGATACGTGTGTATGCATCAGACGACGAGATCAAATGGAGAGTTTGGGGCTGACTGAGCTCTTGAAACCAAACTCTCCTCTCGCATCTATCGTCTTCTCAGAGTCGCAGGAGAGAAGAAGCCAGCAGacagagatcaacagctcatACCGGACAGACATGGGTCTGAACAGTTTCTGCGCAGGGCCCGCCGGGACACAGACGGCAGCCGAGCTGCTCGCTGACATGGCCTCACAGACAAACTCCCCTGGCATCACCAGCCCAACAAAGCAGTCCAAAAGCGGCGTGCCACTCTACAATGGCGGGGCGGGGTCTCCGTCGGCCACCGTGGAGGCCAGCCAGGCTGAGGTTTTGGCCCACACGCCACAGGGTTACCCGGCTCAGCTGAAAGGGATGGGCGCTAAGACTGGTGGATCTGTCTGCCCCTTCAACAGCAGAGGCCTCATGATGGAGAATGCGGACAGAACTGGTCATGAGAAATTCTCTTTAGGAATTAGGAGAATCAGCGAGGACCTGAAAGTCAGGCaggcacagcagcagcagaagaggaGGGGTGGGGAGAACTGGGACATGGAATCAGAAATGCTTAATGGCCTTGGGATGGGGTCACCGGGGTTAGGAGGCTCAGCAGACCCGGCTTGTGGAGCAGAGGAGTCAGATTTAAAGCGGAGGAAGTTAGCAGATGGAAGTGTTGCTAACAAGTCATCAGAATCCCGCAGAATAGCCCGAGCAGTCGTCCCTCTTAGAGCCACTGTcaacagcaacagcagcagctcttATAACCATCCAAACTACCCCCCTGATAATGTTAACCTGCGAAATGGACATTATGCTGCACCCTCAGACCCTCCAGCTGTACCAAGCCGGCCCTCCATTCCATCCCAGCTGCCTCCTGCGGGAACCGGTTGGTCAGCCGAGCGGGTCGCCAATCAGTACATCATCCCCTGTATGAAGTACTATGGTATTTGTGTGAAAGACAACTTCCTCGGCACGCAGTTTGGCGACAGGGTCATAGAGGAGGTGGAGGTTCTGAACCAGAGTGGGAAGTTCCGGGGTGGACGGCTGGTAAGCCAGAAGAGTATTCCCTCCAGGAACATCCGGGGTGACCAGATTGCCTGGGTAGAGGGGCAGGAACCCGGGTGCCACAGCATTGGGATACTGATGGCTCATATTGACGAGGCCGTCATGTACAGCGCTGCTAATGGGCAGCTGGGGAACTGTGTCATCAATGGACGCACTAAGGTGAGAGCCAGTGCTGCATTTAGGAGGGTGTGGGCTTCAGAGTTAAAACCAGGTTCATAATTAGCTTCTTGCTGATATTACCAGGTTCATTGGTGAAGCTATCATCTTTTGTTTCCACTCCATGACTGGCCGTATTTTTTATGGCCAGAAATGTTTCAGAATgcagtggtggcagtatcatggttTCTGGATGCATTAAAATTGCACCAGAGGTACACAGAAACAGATGTGATGGAAACATTTTGGCAGTTTTGATATTCCAGTTCATCTCGGGGTAAATAAATCCAACAAAAGAACTCCTAGTATTGTCCGAATGATGACATTCGACGTTGTGGTTTATttgttgcatcttttttttGCTCTGCTTTATCTTTGCGTTTGCAATGCCGACATGTGGGCATGCACAAACAAGCAAAACGCTCATTCCACAGGTACCGTGTCAGGATGGGCCATGTGACTTTCCAGCACATGGAGATGGGGAGGTCACTGCCCCCATTTTTGCCTTCATACCACTGCTACCTagaagaagagagaaaaaaataaaactatctcCTCTGTCATCACTTTATCTCTGCCAGCATTTTCTACCATCACTTTGACCACACAAACGTGACACTAGCATGGTAGAagggaaatgtttttgtttgtttttcttcccgtTATCTGATCTCTTACTCCACGTGAGTTGCATGAAAAAACTTGAGAGAAAAACCCTTAGAAATATGCActgacctctttttttttttttttatttactttagttTTTAGTAATAACTGTTTTTCAGTCTTGCTTTAAATGAGAGACTTGCTTGCTCCTAGTTGTGCAGCACCACAGTCCCGGCAGGATTCACATTGTAACACTTCCAGACAATGCGAATCCAAATTGCTTTTGTAAAAGCCTAGCAGAAAGATCAACACCCGATTTCAAGTCTTGGCTTTAGATTAGTCTGCTCATGGTGAATTGTGGCACATCTGATTTAACAAGTAGGGACATTACTACTCCCCAGGGGAAATTTAGGGAAGGATGACACCTCAATGCAGGGAGCAACAGCCCTATACACACACTATCTGCTTAATCAACAGGGCTATAAATGAGATGTTTAAGATAATGAAGGTAAATGGGTATGAAGCAgggtattattgttttttttactcatcTGCAGTTATTTTTCAGTCTTCTGTCTGGGCTTCCTAAGCTTGTATGGACTTCCTAAAGCGTTTGCACCATAACCTTGTTCATTCCGTATGTTTAACATCAGAGTTTGTCCTCAGTTCATGCACAGTCTTGTGATTTACATAAGCAAGAGGCTAGGGCATGTTGGTGGCCTTTGCCTTCTTGGACGTGGAATGACTTTGCTGTTTTCGGACCTGAGTCATCATGTGTGGCGGGTATGAGTTTCTTAACGTATGATAAACTTTTAAGAAAGATAACATGGCACCTACTCAAAAACTTTACACGAAAAGCATAACAAgatctaattgcttttatttcaaatggaaaagatgcaattattcctgctgctgctatgataatatattattatagcaacaatgtttttctctaacatttgtttattttttattttgttttttctaaaacagATTTAGGTGTAAGCATAGAGATTTGCACTCTACATTTTAGGGATGGGTTTCAAGTGCTTATTGCTCAGAATATGATTGGAGATGCACCATTCAAtataaaagacataaaaaggaCAGAAAGCAATGTCCAAATATCCATTGATCAGATTTTCTTCATTCAACCAACATAGATTCTTCTTTCTcgatgcatttttttatttaataaaatctgaTAATCTGTTAGATAATGTCATTTCTTTTAGCTGTTATAATTCTTTTTGGGGGGAAAAATTGCCATCGGAATTggtcatatttaaaataaatcggCAGCTCCGACCTAAACACAAAATCTGCAAATTGGATCTCTGAATATTTCACCATTTTGCTGTTATGGTCTTTATAGTTAAACACTATCATGTGTGTAATAGGCTGAAATTAGCTTGTTGACTAGTCTAGCTTGCAGTTAGCAGCTTTACAGATCTGTAAGAGTGAGAGGTTGAACTTGGATTTCTTGTTTTGACTAAATCTAAAGTCCATCAAAGCCATTTGAAGTGATGTGGAAAAGAAAGCTCCTCTTTCaatgctgtttttctttgtgcCCTGTAGAGCTGGAGAAAACTGGTCACTCTCTGGCACCT
This genomic window from Girardinichthys multiradiatus isolate DD_20200921_A chromosome 18, DD_fGirMul_XY1, whole genome shotgun sequence contains:
- the egln2 gene encoding egl nine homolog 1 yields the protein MRDTCVCIRRRDQMESLGLTELLKPNSPLASIVFSESQERRSQQTEINSSYRTDMGLNSFCAGPAGTQTAAELLADMASQTNSPGITSPTKQSKSGVPLYNGGAGSPSATVEASQAEVLAHTPQGYPAQLKGMGAKTGGSVCPFNSRGLMMENADRTGHEKFSLGIRRISEDLKVRQAQQQQKRRGGENWDMESEMLNGLGMGSPGLGGSADPACGAEESDLKRRKLADGSVANKSSESRRIARAVVPLRATVNSNSSSSYNHPNYPPDNVNLRNGHYAAPSDPPAVPSRPSIPSQLPPAGTGWSAERVANQYIIPCMKYYGICVKDNFLGTQFGDRVIEEVEVLNQSGKFRGGRLVSQKSIPSRNIRGDQIAWVEGQEPGCHSIGILMAHIDEAVMYSAANGQLGNCVINGRTKAMVACYPGNGAGYVRHVDNPNGDGRCITCIYYLNKNWDVKTQGGLLQIYPEGKNVVANIEPLFDRLLIFWSDRRNPHEVKPSYATRYAITVWYFDAKERSEAKEKYKLATGQKGIQVPVTQNSKS